Genomic window (Indicator indicator isolate 239-I01 chromosome 13, UM_Iind_1.1, whole genome shotgun sequence):
GGGTGTTTAACTTACATGAGCCCATGTGTATTTATGGGACTGTGAAGTTTTGAAACTGGCCTGGAAGGAGAGAAGGTGATTATCTTTAGTGCTAATCTGATGGAAAAGCTATCCCGGGGATGCTTCCTAGCTGTAAACGTGAcaagcaatttttttctgagGGGAAAGGCAGGCACTGTTGAGCCTTAAGGGGTAAAAAAACAGTGAAGTGGAAAAGAAGAATGGCAAGCACCTTTGTGAAGCAGACATGAGAAGGTTTAGTCTAGaagcaaaaggcaaagaaaaacaacacaggAAAGAGGTCCCATTCTGTGCATAGGATAAAAGGGGATAAAGCTAACAGAAATTGGTAAAATTGAAGGAAAAAGGGACACAAAAGCAACATTCCTAAGAACAGcatgaaaatggaaataaaaagtttTCCTCAGCTGCATCATCTTAAACCAAGAAGCCATTAGGGAATCTGAAGCAGGTACAAAGATGCAGAATCCTCTGCCAggtggggagcagagggcaggcagggccACAGAGGCTCCTACCCCTTGAGCAAAAAGGGCATAGTATGCTTGCATGCATGTCCAGAACAGTTACTGGTATAGGATCCAGACCATTGTCTCCCTTCTCCCACTTATGAAGAGATCCAGAAGGTGGCAGAATTACTAAGCAGGTGCTTTCTATGGAAGAGAAGATACCAGTGCTGtttttctcttcacagggaTCGCCAGACTATAGCATAGAATCCTTCCCACAGCAGGAAATAGATAGTGACAGGCTCCAAGGATTCGCTGGGCTAGCAAAGCAAAAAACAGCATAAGATGGGGCAGACCATTCTCTCTTGGCACCACCCATGCTTGGCTGTCGAAAGAGATAACCTTGTTGTAACACAGTTTGCCACTGAACAAACCAGAGCTATGCCTGTGCTTGCCATTGGAACACctgctgcagcatttccttCATAAGCAGCATTATTTTGATTGCTTTCAGAACAAAAGGATGGATTTGAATTTGGGAGCCCTGAGAAGTAAACCTGTGGTGTGCAGAGTCTAGAGGGAAAACATCTTAAAAACATCATTTCTCAGGAATAGGAATGGTATGTGACCCCCCCAAAGCAACATCTTCTGCTGTAGAGCATGGAGCCCAACTGTCTGGAGCTGAGAATTCACAGCCAAACCTCCCCAGGCTCTAAACACTAAACTTCAAACGACGTGAGAGAGGAACATGACAGCATGGCCACAATTGTACTTCTGTGGATATCAAAATGTACTTTAAGCCAGAAGATGCTTTGGAAACCAGGTGTTTCTGTGCAAGGATGAGCAAGCCAGTATTCCTCTAGGGCCTGGATGTGGGGCTggacaattttattttggaacaGTTCCGAACTATTAAGGATACTGTGAGCTATTGACAATTGCTACTGAATCTGGATTCAAATTCTGTTACAGTGAACACCAGGGAAAAGTTGTTCCAGAATTTACACATGAGGATGCATGAGAGCACAAGTTCTTGCCAGCTGTCAGAATACTGGTTATTGCCACACTGTTTTCAGTGCCTTATAAATACCCTCCTGGAGCTTAACATCTTGCATACTGCTGTATTTTAGCCAGCTGCTTTAGCAGTCACTGAAATAATTGATCTGAAAATGCTTTCActaaaatacagcttttaaagACCTACCTTTTATCTTTGCAGATCATTTGAAGAAGACTATGACACAGATGAAGTCTTATCTCCCTCTGAAACTGGAGACAAATCAGATAAACTAGTTATCTCAGACCTCTCAGCATAGAGACATGGAAGACATTTAGTTGAGATCTTTCAAACTGGATAGCATTCAGTCCCAGGACACTTAAGGATTCTTCTTAAATCTGCCATTGGAGCAATGTGCTTTTTGTACACTGTAACCTGAGAgccctctttctcttcctgtgtAATTGCAATAAGgtaatttctattaaaaaaggCTTTTTACAACGTGTGATCATGCACGCTCATTAAAAATGGTGATTGCACCTTGCTTTGTTTGTATAGAAATTGTTCTGTCCCCAAATGTGCAATAAATGCCAGCATCTAATGATCAGCTGTAACAACTGCAGGCAACGGCAGTGTTTTTTTCTCAGTCAGTTCAGTCTTGTGTCATTCTGTACCCTTGCCTGTCTACCAGGAGTGATAAAAGAGCTGCCAAATTATCATTTAAACGTATGTCTAGGAATCTTTTAAAACACAAGTCACAaagttctcctttttttccttagtgtCCTGGCAACCAAGGCAGCATGCCTGCACGTGGGGAGAGTGAGGTCCCCTTTTGTGCTTTCAACCACAACTCTTAGAGTTGCTACCAGACATATTTTACTTGTGTGACTTTGCGGACAGTTAAAGCACAACATGATGTAAGGCTTCTCTAAGAATTTGAGATACAGTTAATATTTCTACATATTCTCCTGTGCCTAAGAGGATCTTCCTCTGGCTGGTGTTTCATCTCTGCAGAAGTGTTTTTCTAGCCTATTTATAAAAAAAGACATCTGCTGTTCAGCTGTTGTGTTGAAACTACTGTCTTGTGTGTACTATTTCCTTCCATTCCCTGGGTTCTTCTCTTGCATTGCTAACCTGTAGCCTCCTCCAAGAGTCTAAACTGAGATAATGAAGCAAAGAGCCAACCCCAACTTAGTGTGCTCAATTTTTGTTACCAGATAAATCCTTTCACTGGTAAAGGAATTAGTCTGTAATACTGCCAAAACATTATTTTCCACACAGTCTTGGAGACTAGAAAGCTCTGTACCTAATGAATTCTTGCTTTAGGTGCAAAATTAAACTGATTTTCGCCACACAATCACAAGTGGTGTCTCTAATAATAGCAAAGGGCTGCTGCTAGAGCTGTTCTTCCTTGCCAGCTAGTAACTGTCTGCGACTTGGCATGGAGGCATTTACAACACATCGTTACTAGTCCTCAGTTTTAGCCTTCACAGGTAACACAAAGAGTTCTGGTACTTaccttctccagcctgggaCAAGTTTCAAGCTGTCAGATTTTATTTCAACTATCGTAATTGCGCCCAAATGTAATACCTGGTTGGTATGTATCCACTGTATTTCTTCTTGCTTCACCATGAGACTATTGAACCCTGCCTCCTCAGGACCTCTGTGCATGAATCCCTGTCAGGATACCCAAGAGACAGTTGCCACTGCCAGGATCAGATCTCCCGTCAGGCACCTTCTTGCCTCCACTGGAAGGCAGAACCTCTCCAGTTGATGATGCGCTGGTGGACAAAGGCACACTGTTAGCTTTGGTGCACAACGGAACATTCATTTCTAGATACCTCTTAAGTGTTAATAACTGGATAAGTAATTGGCTGATCACTACAACACAGCTTCAGCTTTTCCAGGAGCCTTAGAAGCATAGCACCTACCTCCCACTGCCCAGGTGGGAAATGCTGCTGCCTTGTTGAAGGTAGTAACACCACTTTCTTGGGATCCAAATCTGAAAGACAGGAAGTTTTCAGTTGCACTGGGATTGGAGATCTACTTTATCCAGATAAATATACACACACCAGGATCCTGGATTtgttatttcacagaatggacctctggagattgtctaGTCCACCTCCCTTGCTAaggcaggatcacttagagcaggttgcacaggaatgtgttcaGGCAAGtatggaatctcttcagaggaggagacatcacaacctctctcagcagtctgttccagcgctctgccaccctcaaagaaaataagtttttcctTGTATAGATTTAGGTGGAAAATATTTGGGAACCTTCTGGACACCCAAGTTATTAGCAAAGACGGTGCAAGGTGCCATCCTTTCCACATTAAAAGATGTAAGCTGGGAGTGCTCTAACCCAGACCTCTGTGGCTGCCACAAGTGGCTCTTCCTCCTCAGGGTGTTTGAATCAAAGGTCCATATTCACTATAACTCTGCAGGGAAAAGCATTATTTGGGGGTGATTCCAAAGGCCCAAATGTGGAAGAAACAAGGAAGTGACTGCAGAAATGAACAGAGGAGGAAGTTGCACAACCACTAATTGTAACTTTTTACCGGgaacagccttctcttcactgTCCAGGTCAAGAGTGGCCTTTTACTCAAGTCTGATAAAATTTTACATCTTTCCAAAGACAAAGATTCCTCCAAGAAGCAGGAAGAGCCTGACCCTATTATTCTAGGCTGAAATGCAACTTTCATGTTATTTCAGCATTGCCGGTTTTTTAACTCCATAAGCAGCAAGTACTGGAATGTCCAGTTTGTCAGTTGTGTAAAGCCTTATTCCAGAAGAGCTCAGTGATTCTCTATTTAAGGTCTAAACCTGGGCTAGCCCTTGCACCTCAAAGAAAAGCACCACTCCTAGTGCcacacagaacaacagaagaattcaggttggaaggaacctccacaAGACTCCATTCCACCTCCTCACTCCACAACAGGCCAGCTTCAAAGTCAAAGCAAGTTTTTCAGGACCTCATCTGGATGAGTTTTGAAAAATCACAACAGGGAGTGATTCTAAACCTCTGTGTATTACATCTCCTCCCACTATGGGAGTTCAGGGCTACATCCTTTTCCAGGAAGGATGGATACTCCCAGGGATGCACGCAAGAAGAGAGGGAGTAGAGAAGGTCATGAAAATTCACTAGGTGAGTGAGTGACAGCCTCTTTCTGAAGCAGCAAATGTGTGCTGGGATGCAGACGCAGCCCATGCTGGTCTGTGATCTGTTGCTCCAGCAACCCTTGGTGTATCCCTCTTGGGCTAGCATTTCTGTTCTCGCCAGGTCATACCTTGAGCCTGtttctgctgttcctgttcCCTCAACAATTCACCCACTGCTTCAGGAGCTTTTATCTTTCTCCTTATTTGTCTTTGGCAGAGAGACTTTAATTAAATCCATCACATCACTTCAGACTTCTATCTCAGAGCACTCCAAGTCTGCCTTCTTTTTGAAGAAGTCAGTACTCTAGGCCTGGGAAAAATCACCTTCAAGAATTGAGACAGAAGCTGatagctgctctgctgagcttcGTGGCCCCCAAACTTCACTCCCCAAGTCCACGTCATTCCGACTTCGCCTCCCATCACCAGCCATCAATGCCACTTCAGATCCTGCAGACCTTTAAAGCTGGATCACACATTTTTCATTATCAGTTCAGCTCAGACTGAGGTCTGTTATGAGCTGGATTCCTTTCTCTTCAGGAGTAGTCAGGCAAGTGAGCAATGGTCAGTTCTGCATGATCAAAACAAAACTACATCAGTGCTTGTTCTCATCTGCTTTTGTCTAGCAACATGAAATCCTGTGGCCTTACCAAACCCTTGCTTGTTATTTTACATTCACAAATATTCCGTCTGCAGTACTATAAGTAGAGATGGGCTCAGTGCAGCCATGTGCACATACTGGTGGAATGGTACTagactgaatattttttttgccttctaaaGCCTCAGCAGTAATTGCTACACGTTTCTGTCAGCAAACCCAAACGCTGCCGCAGGTTCTCTTCTGCCGGCCTGCCACCGCGCGGCAGTGTTGCAAACAGACATGGATAGCAAGGAGAAATTCCAGTCAGCAGCAGGTTTGGAGAGGACAGTGCAGAAGAAACTTTCCTGCTCTTCTCAACTAAGAACTTCAGAAAGATGACCGGCGAAACTAACTAAGGTACAGTGCTTAACCAAGTGCTGTGCTTAGTTAGTGAAACAAAATACAcctgaaaaccaaaaaaaaaaaaaaaagacaaagaggtCACTGAAGTGTTGCATCAGTGGTACGTGGTTTTGGAGCAGTTTCTAAATCACAGTATCTTAGGAATATGCAATCAAAAATTAACCTCAATCGAGAGCATGAGCTTCTGAAAGGAGAACATGACAGCAGCACTTACCCTTTTGAGCTGATCTTGTCCTTATCACTAGGTGATGGGTTTAGAACTGAGTATTTCATAATAAAAGTTCTTAGACTTCGTAAAAGTAGTTTGGAGACATTTTGTGCTGGCATGGTTTTAtctttgtatttttcctttgtattttcatttttggcAAATAAAGAGCTTTTGAATTTAAAAGGTAAAATCCTTATCCCAGTAGTGGTGTAGAGCACTATTGCTCacttcatctccagctgctgtccccaaATCACCTTTTGTGCTGCTGCTAACCTGTCAGCAAGCCTGTCAAAGCCAAAATCCCAGGCTTTCTTGTCAAAAACACTGGGGAAAACAAGTGATCTGACCACTTACCTTCATCCTCACCGCAGAGTGTTATCCCTGTGCTGACTTACCAAAATGATGAGTCTCTTATATTACCTTCTTCTTTTCAGAACAGGTTATCTCCTGGATCTCTTGCCAGTGGAATGAGGAAACAAACAAGACAAATGTCTTTTTCAAATGCCATTTTCTGCAAGCACTCAAGCAGGATCCCTGCAGTATTGTTACTTCATCTGTGAGACTGGCAGGTCTGTGTTCCCATGTGCCTACATCCGTGTAGTGCAGAGGCACTTTTGTGGGGACCTCTGGGTTTCTTTAAAATACCAGAGGCACTGCACTTAAATAGTTAAGAGAAAGGTGATCAGGACTACAGACAGAATTACACTGCTTTGAGAGCGTGCTTCATTGGCCATGCCACACATTTGGAGTGGTTCCAGCACATAAAGCTGCTCTTTTATCATTTCCCTTCTCACAACATTAGAACATGCAAGTATTTTATAAATATAACCTGTAAAAATCAAATACATGAAAAAGTGTCTGGGGATGTGAATGCTCTTATTCTGGATCACATCAGAATCTTTGCGTGACTCGTGCCACGTCAGCAtcactttttttcttgaagttcCACTGAGTgagcagctccttgctgtgcCAGATGTACTTGCCTTGGGAAGCTGGCTCTGCAGGTTCCCCTtcaggctgctggcactggaACCCTGCAGACTTTGGCTGAGAATACATCCTATGGTGCTTGCAGGGGGCAGCCTTTCAGATGCAGTGATGACACCCATGGAAGCAGGACGTCCATTACCCACCTGCTCAGTTTGGAGTGGTGATGGCGTTCCAGTACACAGCGCGAGAACCTCTGCAGGGACTCAGTGGGACAGAAGAAGCTGTTGTGAACTCCCTCTTCACAGGCACGGTACAATAGGGTTAGACATGCAGGGAGCAAGAACATCACTTGCAGGAATAAAGTGCTAGAAGAGCAGCAAGGTCAAAACAATCCAAGTGCTCATTTCCAGTCTTGTTTCCctgtcccttctccctcccagtATTTCACTGATGTATCATAGTTGGGAAGAGCCTTTTTACTCAAAGTTTAGGTGTCTTCTCTTTCTTGAAAGAACATCTTCCACATGTTCAGGTCTAGATGGCCAAAAGCACTAGACCAGTTTTCACAGAtcaatctagtccaaccccctttgcTAGTACAGGATCACCCAGtcaatcacacaggaacacatccaggtgggtttggaatgcctccagagacacagattccaccacctctctggacaccctgGTCCAggactctgccaccctcaaagaaaataatcttttcCTTATGCTtgcatggaacctcctgtgttgcagtttgtgtccactgccccttgtccctgtcactgggcaccagttcCATACTCCTGACATTCACTCTTTAGCTATTGATAAGCATTAATGAaatccttctcagtcttctcctctagGCTGACCATTTTGTACCATGACCTAAAGTCCACCCCTTCCAGAAGGAGCTCTGCTCTTCCATCTTTGCAGTGCACTTTCAGGCAGGAAGACTCCCACAGCAAAACATtgatgagctgctgctttttctaaTGCAGCTCTCCAAATCAGGATTTTAATAAATTTGCGACGTTAATCATTGTCTTTGAGAGGACTGAGAAGACAGTCGAGGTACCACACTcttctttatggaaagaaatCCCCAAGCAGCCTCCTCTACGCTaatgcagggagcagctccccaaatccacagctccacaggaggAACACCTGGTCCACACCAGCCAGGGGACTCCCGCCAGCCGAGTCTAAACTGAGCTAAACTAATCTGTGCGACTGCTGTCTATGAGCAGttccccagcacctccccacactgcccacaTGGAGCAAGTTCTTGCTGCAAGCTGCCTTGAACTGAGGTTTCACTCAACTCTCCCTGACCACAACCAGCACTGGAAGGTCCCTGAACAGGATGCTGCTGTCAAATGGAAACAAATGCTTTTCAAACTTGAGCTACTGCAATTATTGTCAGCAACGTTATGATCTATGCCATTATTCACGAACAACTAGCCAGGAGGttgggaaaaccaaaccaagccaaacctaaTTTAAACAATTACAGAATTAGTCATCAACAGACTAAGTAGTATTTAGACAGTTCAACATATGCCACACTGATGCCCTTAGCAGTTGCAAAATAGAATTAGAAAActaacatttattaaatcaatTTGAATTTTAATATACATTTCAAGAACGTGGCAGcataaaaggaaatgtttttagAAACAACCTGAATCTACCATTTGCAATTTTACATTTAAACGATCAGGGCTCTCCTGTCAACAGTTCCAAAACACACTTGACCTAAATTCTCCAACTTTTGGTACTGTATTTTAATGCAGCAGTAAGATAGTAAAGATTCCAAAGTACTCCCACATTTCTGGAGCAAAGGTACTACGTATTTAATTTAATGAAAGTCCTAATAAACGTACCATCAACAATCTCAGCAAAACTTAACAGCTCTGCAAAAGCATTCAGAAACAACCCATGCTGTGCAATTACTCCCCTTAAATCAGACTCTGGTTTGGCTACTTTTCTTACACGTAGTGGACTAATAAACAGATTTACATTAGTAGGTCACGATCAAACCACCAAATTAGAAAATGGTAGGATCCTTTTGTGTCAACACAAAAATCACATACAAGTTTaactaaatacattttaataggACATCATTAAATCTCATGAGGGCTAAAAAACACAGATCTTAGGTACTTGGGTTGGCAAATAAAGACAAGAATACTAAGAAGCATTTTCCACCATTTACTCAttatcaaaaatatttttcaactcttcttgcaaaacaaaacaaaacaaaaaaaagaaaaaaaaagaaaaaaaaagaacaacaaccaaaaccaaaaaagtacAGACTGGACACATACATCACATTTTTCTTCCTATGGCTTTAACCCCCCACCCTACCCACCCCACAAAAAAGACGGGGggagaaacaaaccaaagccaacAAAAGACCTGACCACATTCACAGAAAATGACACCATGGTACACTACAAAACAAAAGGAGGTGTCATGTGTGTCCAAGGGGGTTCTTCTTATTTCTTAGGTGAGGAACCATCATTGTACATGCTTTGTGCCAAATCAAAGTACACCTAATGTTAGGTCAGAGAGTGCTGCAAGAGTCACCAGATGAGTAAGAGGAAAGATGGATGCAAAAAAGTAACTCAAAACCTCACATACTATTTAACATGCTGCTGAAACAGGAATTGCCTTTTAAATCAGAAGGTGATGGTTTGTGTTCTAGTCAGCCCATGTCTAACTTGTGCTGTATCATTCCAAGAAAGGAAATTTCTGCTTTCACCAAGTAATTTTGACTTTTTTAGACTGCCAATGGAGCCTTAAATGCAAGATTAAGTTCTTCCACTTGACCTCTTGTTTAGAAATTATGCTGAAATAAACCATTTTTGCATAAAGCTGAACTCCTACAAAAGTGCTTTCGTTTTAACTCTTGCTGATAAGCTCTTGGACTGCTTGGTGCTTTTGTTCCATTTTAGAGCCTTTCTGCTCAGGTTGAAAAGCACTGACGTTCAAAACCTACTTTCAACATATTAGTAAAAAATGAGCTAGACTGTGGGTGGAGGGAGTTCTGTAACTTATTCCATCCAACACACTGCTGAAGTATTTCACTTCAGATAGTGATTGGTCCTCTGCCCTAGGTGAAAGATTCCTCTCACTGAAGAACTACTCTCATGGGGATGAGTCCCAGGTTTACTGTGGTGCAAACTTAAATCAACAAATGCACACTCCTAAAGGAGATAATTGCTGTGGAAGTCTCCAGGTATCCCTGGCACCagggagcagaagggaaaaatcaGCGCAGGAGTCTCCCTGTAACCCAAAGAACCTCTCTTTCTAGGGGCAACAGCAGTAAAATCAGCAGGaactcaaaaaaaaataaataaaggggaGGTTGGGGAGAAGGtctgaggaaaaaaactgaGAGAATAACATAGAATTTCAGTCTTGTGTCCAACTAATTGTCTTGCCCTGGCCAAAGCAGTAACATGTCAAACAAACAGAGCTTTCACAAGGGGCACAACTGATCAGGAATGGGACCTGTGGAACTGtcaagaaaaccaaagcaagcgCTGTCGTTAATGGGGACAGTGTATCCATGTCAGCATTCCATGTTCATTTGTCTCTAACCAACTGATCTTCCTGACCGTTGTCTGCAGACTGAGCTGCTTCTTGGGCTGTCAGCTTTCTTATTACTGAACTTCTTTTAAACTGCTCAATAGATTCTCACAATAAGAAATGATCTTCCTCCTCCAGACTGTACTCTCTACCTGAGTGCTGCACTTCCTACAGAAGCATTAAGTGATGTTCTGGTAACGGTGATTGCAAGTAGTCAATTACTTTTCTACACCATCATCTAGCACAGTTTAGATGGACTAACTAGATGCCACTTCTCTACATTTAAGCAGAAGCTTTGACTGAGCACAAAGCATGGCCAAGTACAATGAGGTTGATGTATTCCTTGCTGAAGATCTTATGATAAAATCATTTACATCAGCAAATTGATCTCAGACTATGAGGTGCTGTAAGAACTAAAAAAAAGTTTTAGGGTAACTCCTCCATTATCTGCAACTATTTCCCAGACACTAATACACATAACATAGCAATGAAAAACACTTGATACAAGTGATCTAAACGCAGGTGCTCCAGCAAGTTAAACAGAACCATAGCTGCCTTAAACTGTAGCAGTTCCCCTACTGAgggcagggaaaagaaaggttCAACAGTCATATCTCATGTCTATAGCTTCATCCAAACTTTTATCGTCGTGTGTACTGGCAGCTAAAAACGTAGTTACCGGTGACCCTGTCACATTGATTACACTGGTGCTTGTGCTGGCATTGCGCACCGCAATGCTTGTCACATTAATGCCCAAAGTAAGCCTAGTCTGCTCCAAGGCCTTTTCTGGCACTGCAAATGCCTCCAGCTTCTTCTCCCCATTAGCCATGTATGAGTTTTGGCAGCCACGGCATATGCAGTCAAGGCAGGCTTTGCGGTTAGAATAGCAAGGGCAGCGTTGGCCACGGCATGTAAGAACACTTGGATTTTGGGTGGCACGACCACATTTACACCCCTTCTTTTCTTGTGGCTTTTTATACACAGTTTTTGTTGGGCTTCCTGGCATAACATTACTGCTAGAaactttctcctttgctttgtcttttgttttcagCACCCCTGTTTTGGCTTTTGGGTGGGATTTCTTAGGGGCATGTTCTAAATTCTTTTTCATGCTTTTGTTAGACAGCAGCACAGTTTTACTGATTTTGGGAGTAGTGCCTCCATTAGGTACAGTTGCAATAGGCTGCAAagacattttgttttcctgtttcacTGTTACAGGAGCCGATGCTCCCAATGTTGGGCCACAGATGATGCTGGAAATGGGCAGAGGTTGAACCTTTTCACTGTCACTTTCCGATCGAGATCGCTTTCTGTTCAACTTCACAACCTTAGGCGTCGCCGCTGTACAGGAGATTCCATGAGGAGATGCGTCTGTGGAAATGAAAGTGTTATGGCTAAGAGGTGGGGGAGAAAGCTGCAGGAAAGGGCCATTTGTCATGTTTGCTTCCAAGCTGGGCTGCaaattagaatcacagacttcAGTATTTGAAACAGTCTCTAAGCTGCGGAGAACCTCCTCAACACTAAGGAGAAGCGAGCCACCTGGTTTGATATCTTCACTGAAACTGCAGATGTCAATGCCTGTCGTACACAAGTCACTGGTAGAAACTGTATCAcacacaggctgcaggctgctggagatATCTTCAGTTTTTATATACTCTCCAGTACTGCAGACATCGATGGTGTTTGCATGTTCAGGAGAAGGAATACTCACTCCCAGTTTATCTACCGAAAGCCCATTACAATTGGGCAACCCGTTGATAACAGAACCTCTAATGTCAATGTTGTGTGTGCTTTCAGGTATGGATGTAAAACTAGCTGGAGGATCAGCTGTGAGTTCTGAGGTTGAAGGTACTGGGGAATGTGTCAAACAcaaagccaaggctgtctcggaagatttttctgtctcttcatGGAGTGGTGATCCATCTTTGAGCAAAGCCAGAAGATCTGCAGAACAATCAACTGCCTGGATAATGTCTCGTGCCAGTGGAGTTTGTGTTATATATTCGCAGAGTTTCTTATAGCAGTTCACTAAGATGCTTAACTGCTTATTCTCCTCAAACTGTTCGTAGTCCTTGCACCAGCTACATGACGgtttcatcatcatcttcttgcCTTTACAAGTTTTGCAGACATAATGCTGACATGTGGAGTTGGTAGGAGCGATAGGGTCCT
Coding sequences:
- the MSL2 gene encoding E3 ubiquitin-protein ligase MSL2 produces the protein MNPVNATALYVSASRLVLNYDPGDPQSFTEINKLLPYFRQSLSCCVCGNLLQDPIAPTNSTCQHYVCKTCKGKKMMMKPSCSWCKDYEQFEENKQLSILVNCYKKLCEYITQTPLARDIIQAVDCSADLLALLKDGSPLHEETEKSSETALALCLTHSPVPSTSELTADPPASFTSIPESTHNIDIRGSVINGLPNCNGLSVDKLGVSIPSPEHANTIDVCSTGEYIKTEDISSSLQPVCDTVSTSDLCTTGIDICSFSEDIKPGGSLLLSVEEVLRSLETVSNTEVCDSNLQPSLEANMTNGPFLQLSPPPLSHNTFISTDASPHGISCTAATPKVVKLNRKRSRSESDSEKVQPLPISSIICGPTLGASAPVTVKQENKMSLQPIATVPNGGTTPKISKTVLLSNKSMKKNLEHAPKKSHPKAKTGVLKTKDKAKEKVSSSNVMPGSPTKTVYKKPQEKKGCKCGRATQNPSVLTCRGQRCPCYSNRKACLDCICRGCQNSYMANGEKKLEAFAVPEKALEQTRLTLGINVTSIAVRNASTSTSVINVTGSPVTTFLAASTHDDKSLDEAIDMRYDC